In a single window of the Coregonus clupeaformis isolate EN_2021a chromosome 10, ASM2061545v1, whole genome shotgun sequence genome:
- the LOC121557933 gene encoding coiled-coil domain-containing glutamate-rich protein 1: MLFEQDMFRKGTTTCQRRVCSDRSGCKYQQKEGQPARRGDNSKLSWPKNGRRQQGYRGKRGRVHGPLHHHHPHHPRQFYRQNRPTQRPPRLMTSLRPVNIKGNRAPGMRAPRNTNQFLMHEKYQMMHMRSDSVGTDSGSDCETDSTDMDSYLGVLENARGALLDSPDLTTTPARFFPRELAKCQQLPFFSLEDLYQEEQESNSMQYFPSENDVMQSEDFMQKDFNDFCDTFSGTEPPIDL; the protein is encoded by the coding sequence ATGCTATTCGAACAAGATATGTTTAGGAAGGGCACGACGACGTGCCAAAGGCGAGTCTGCAGTGACAGATCTGGCTGCAAATACCAACAGAAGGAAGGGCAGCCGGCGAGGAGAGGGGACAACAGCAAGCTTAGTTGGCCTAAGAACGGGAGGAGGCAGCAAGGCTATcgggggaagagaggaagggtGCACGGGCCTCTTCATCACCATCATCCTCAccaccccagacagttctacagaCAGAACCGACCAACACAGAGACCACCTCGTCTGATGACGTCACTGCGTCCTGTCAACATCAAAGGCAACAGAGCGCCAGGTATGAGAGCTCCGAGGAACACCAACCAGTTCCTGATGCATGAAAAATACCAGATGATGCATATGCGGTCGGACTCCGTCGGCACAGACAGTGGGTCTGACTGCGAAACGGATTCCACGGACATGGACTCGTATCTAGGCGTGCTAGAGAACGCAAGGGGCGCCCTCCTCGACAGTCCAGATCTCACAACAACGCCAGCACGGTTCTTCCCCCGAGAACTGGCCAAGTGCCAGCAGTTGCCCTTCTTCAGTTTAGAGGACTTGTACCAAGAGGAGCAGGAGAGTAACAGTATGCAGTATTTCCCGTCAGAAAACGATGTGATGCAGAGTGAAGACTTCATGCAGAAAGACTTCAATGATTTCTGTGACACATTCAGTGGGACCGAGCCACCCATAGACTTGTAA